One window of the Diospyros lotus cultivar Yz01 chromosome 12, ASM1463336v1, whole genome shotgun sequence genome contains the following:
- the LOC127787610 gene encoding uncharacterized protein LOC127787610: MEVHLKAQDLWEATEQDYEVVDLPTNPTMNQIKIHKERKTRKAKTMAYLCAAISPNIFTKIMNLSSAKTIWDHLKEEYQGNERVKNMQVLNLIREFEMQRMKESETVKEYIDMLLSLANKLRLLELLNALQAQKQRRLVRIGEAVEGALQAQTRPTGEKKAWNHNKKLANTGNNNSGNYPPCPYCKKTNHPQHKCWWRPNVKCNKCDQLGHITIVCISQQQEGEARVVADQHEDDELF; encoded by the exons ATGGAAGTCCATCTCAAGGCACAAGATCTTTGGGAAGCAACTGAGCAAGACTACGAAGTCGTTGATTTGCCGACCAATCCAACCATGAACCAAATAAAGATTCACAAGGAGAGGAAGACAAGGAAGGCTAAAACCATGGCCTACTTGTGTGCTGCAATTTCTcccaatattttcacaaaaatcatgAACTTGTCTTCAGCAAAAACCATTTGGGATCATCTCAAAGAAGAATACCAAGGCAATGAACGAGTGAAGAATATGCAAGTGTTAAACttgatcagagagtttgaaatgcaAAGAATGAAGGAGTCAGAAACTGTAAAGGAGTACATTGACATGTTGCTTAGCCTTGCTAACAAACTGAGGTTGTTAG AGTTACTTAATGCTTTACAGGCTCAAAAACAAAGAAGGCTTGTGAGGATAGGAGAAGCCGTCGAAGGAGCTTTACAGGCACAAACAAGGCCCACCGGTGAAAAAAAGGCTTGGAATCACAACAAGAAGCTTGCAAATACTGGAAACAACAATAGTGGAAATTATCCACCTTGCCCATACTGCAAAAAAACCAATCATCCACAACACAAGTGTTGGTGGAGGCCCAATGTAAAGTGCAACAAATGTGATCAACTAGGTCACATCACAATTGTGTGCATATCACAACAACAAGAAGGAGAAGCTAGAGTTGTTGCTGACCAACATGAGGATGATgagttattttaa
- the LOC127787611 gene encoding protein FAR1-RELATED SEQUENCE 5-like, protein MSDNHIVLAESFEDNEETIVANEDIIENNECPRLNDELPREDNDLVPKVGIKFKNENEVFEFYKRYAYHVGFPVKRRNSKKGDDGVVQYVGYACSREGKRNIKPNTSLNPQLTIQLGCKARLTACSDVLGIWRISTVHLEHNHKTSPTKSRLYRCNRQLSEHVKRQLEMNDIAGIPLHKSYNSVVVEVVDMRISRLWKRIVGITLTK, encoded by the coding sequence atgaGTGATAATCATATTGTGCTTGCGGAatcatttgaagataatgaggaAACTATCGTTGCTAATGAGGATATTATCGAAAATAATGAGTGTCCTAGGTTAAACGACGAATTACCAAGAGAAGATAATGACCTTGTCCCTAAAGTTGGAATAAAGTTCAAAAATGAGAATgaagtttttgaattttataaaaggTATGCTTACCATGTTGGTTTTCCTGTTAAAAGAAGGAATTCGAAGAAGGGTGATGATGGGGTGGTACAATATGTTGGATATGCTTGTAGTCGAGAAggtaaaagaaatattaaaccTAACACCTCTTTGAACCCTCAACTAACTATTCAGTTAGGGTGTAAAGCTAGACTGACAGCATGTTCAGATGTTTTAGGAATATGGAGAATAAGCACAGTCCATCTTGAGCATAACCATAAAACAAGTCCAACCAAATCTAGGTTATATCGATGCAATAGGCAATTAAGTGAACATGTGAAGCGGCAGCTTGAAATGAATGATATAGCTGGAATTCCATTACACAAAAGTTATAACTCAGTTGTTGTTGAAGTGGTGGATATGAGAATCTCACGTTTGTGGAAAAGGATTGTAGGAATTACATTGACCAAGTGA
- the LOC127787612 gene encoding protein FAR-RED ELONGATED HYPOCOTYL 3-like — protein MSTTQQSEGINAFFDGYVHSKTSLKQFVEQYERAMRCKVEKEFQADVKSFSQMVPCATKYAMEKQFQEVYTISKFKEFQEEFTGIMYCTIVSSEEGLLGTRYMVREEIIFEERVRQKKYVVVFNEVKCDIVCSCHMFEFKGIICKHVVTVLIQKGVRSIPERYIIRRWRRDVSRSYMRVKINYNGWISMPSQLRYDELCSEFAKVADLVANDEEQTRATMEWIQSRLNALSISKVKLRCGSHMYSQHNVEEQGPDCGEAATDTSGQIFDPRCSQTKGAPRKLRKKGPLETNTKKTKVGSSKANKGKAPRQNIVQDVQVVNEGFSQHAQYHALTPLTYSQHLMNLFTDAYLTVHVRMMLNNILSDSLYSAQ, from the exons ATGTCAACAACGCAACAGAGTGAGGGTATAAACGCATTTTTTGATGGATATGTACACTCGAAAACCTCATTGAagcaatttgttgaacaatatgagcGGGCAATGAGGTGTAAAGTTGAGAAGGAGTTTCAGGCTGACGTGAAATCATTTTCTCAGATGGTCCCATGTGCAACGAAGTATGccatggagaaacaatttcagGAAGTCTatacaatctcaaaattcaaggaGTTTCAAGAAGAGTTCACTGGGATAATGTATTGCACGATTGTGTCTTCCGAAGAGGGACTACTAGGTACGAGGTACATGGTACGAGAAGAGATTATATTTGAGGAAAGAGTGAGGcaaaaaaaatatgttgttgtttttaatGAAGTGAAATGTGATATTGTTTGCAGTTGTCACATGTTTGAGTTTAAGGGAATAATTTGCAAACATGTTGTCACAGTTTTGATCCAAAAAGGTGTCAGATCAATACCTGAGAGGTATATCATACGACGATGGAGGAGAGATGTTAGTAGATCCTATATGAGGGTCAAGATTAATTACAACGGTTGGATTAGTATGCCTAGCCAATTGAGGTACGATGAACTGTGTAGTGAGTTTGCCAAGGTAGCAGACTTGGTAGCAAACGACGAAGAACAAACCCGGGCAACTATGGAGTGGATCCAATCTCGATTGAATGCATTGAGCATATCCAAAGTGAAGTTGAGATGCGGTAGTCATATGTATTCTCAACACAATGTGGAAGAACAAGGCCCTGATTGTGGAGAGGCAGCAACAGATACAAGTGGCCAAATATTTGATCCAAGATGCTCGCAGACAAAGGGAGCCCCTAGGAAGCTTCGCAAGAAGGGCCCATTGGAAACAAATACTAAGAAAACGAAG GTCGGATCCTCGAAAGCAAACAAAGGCAAGGCCCCACGGCAAAACATTGTTCAAGATGTTCAAGTAGTCAATGAAGGTTTTTCACAACATGCACAGTATCACGCGCTTACACCATTGACCTACTCACAACATTTGATG AATTTGTTTACTGATGCATATTTGACCGTGCACGTTCGAATGATGTTGAACAATATATTAAGTGATTCTTTATATTCAGctcaatga